In Helianthus annuus cultivar XRQ/B chromosome 3, HanXRQr2.0-SUNRISE, whole genome shotgun sequence, a single window of DNA contains:
- the LOC110931359 gene encoding uncharacterized protein LOC110931359 translates to MPPRWNINTNPLPRTEAELNEHISLAIAQHEALRSEQSGGTSGNNPPTGCTYKQFLDCKLLNFDGAGGAVAFVRWVKKTDSVLRMSKCLPEQRVTYISRLSLDGALSWWNLQVQTKGEAAAYAMSWDELKELMRKKYCTWAEIQKLETEFWNLKMDGPKIAEYIQRFHDLSRVVPYLVEPEFKRIERFIWGLAPEILSMATASKPPTIIEAIDLSVALTEEAPRLGKFSKSGPVSMKIVVGLGMPKIRVGLVRDAVIRIKEEMVTKVVTVIKMVIGTKVGMVIREENGNIGENGNQAGNGNHGGNNNNNNQAGMVMVEAKAVMAAETWGILREIALKIIKPVEDFVSIEFKNTLDLVTSKLDVPYSIELANGKLVEASEVIKGCTLELGEREFSIDLLPVDLGSFDVVVGMDWLSDNRAEVVCHKKTIRIPLLNGETLVIHGEKRETPLRIINCMKAQKCLRI, encoded by the exons ATGCCGCCCAGATGGAACATAAACACAAACCCGTTACCAAGAACTGAAGCAGAACTTAACGAGCACATCTCTCTGGCAATAGCGCAGCACGAAGCCCTCCGCTCTGAACAAAGCGGTGGCACTTCAGGAAACAATCCTCCAACTG GCTGCACATACAAACAGTTCCTAGACTGTAAGCTCTTGAACTTTGATGGCGcaggaggtgccgttgcattCGTGCGATGGGTCAAGAAGACCGATTCAGTTCTGAGGATGAGTAAATGCCTGCCTGAGCAGAGAGTTACTTACATTTCGAGATTGTCCTTGGATGGTGCACtctcttggtggaaccttcaggttcaaaccaAGGGTGAAGCTGCTGCATACGCAATGAGCTGGGACGAGCTTAAAGAGTTGATGAGAAAGAAATACTGCACATGGGCCGAAATTCAGAAGCTTGAGACGGAATTTTGGAACTTAAAGATGGACGGACCAAAAATTGCTGAATACATTCAACGCTTCCACGATTTGTCCAGGGTTGTCCCCTACTTGGTGGAGCCTGAATTTAAGAGAATTGAGAGATTCATCTGGGGTCTTGCTCCAGAAATCCTGAGCATGGCCACTGCTTCGAAGCCTCCTACCATCATTGAGGCAATTGATTTGAGTGTCGCACTCACTGAAGAAGCACCCCGTTTGGGAAAATTCTCAAAATCTG GACCAGTAAGTATGAAAATTGTGGTAGGACTGGGCATGCCAAAGATACGTGTTGGTTTGGTGCGGGACGCGGTAATAAGAATTAAGGAGGAAATGGTAACCAAGGTGGTAACGGTAATCAAAATGGTAATAGGAACTAAGGTGGGAATGGTAATTAGGGAGGAAAATGGGAACATAGGCGAAAATGGTAATCAAGCTGGCAATGGGAATCATGgaggaaacaataataataataatcaagcCGGAATGGTAATGGTAGAGGCCAAGGCTGTTATGGCTGCGGAGACATGGGGCATTTTAAGAGAGATTGCCCTAAAGAtaatcaagcccgtggaaga TTTCGTATCTATAGAATTTAAGAATACACTTGACCTAGTTACAAGTAAGCTAGACGTCCCATATTCTATAGAACTGGCAAATGGAAAATTAGTTGAAGCAAGTGAGGTGATTAAGGGCTGTACACTTGAACTTGGAGAGCGAGAATTTTCTATTGATCTTTTACCTGTTgatttgggaagtttcgacgttgttgttgggatggattggttgtccgaCAACCGTGCGGAGGTGGTTTGTCACAAGAAAACCATCCGCATCCCACTGTTGAATGGAGAAACGCTTGtgattcatggggagaagcgtgaaaCGCCTCTACGAATTATCAATTGCATGAAGGCGCAGAAGTGCCTCCGAATTTAA